From a region of the Buchnera aphidicola (Aphis fabae) genome:
- a CDS encoding N-acetylmuramoyl-L-alanine amidase: protein MKKTKKITILIDAGHGGQDPGSIGHKGLKEKEITLKIAIKLKKLLDNNKLFHAVLTRNNDSDLSLKNRKNFLKHKNPSLLLSIHVDSSKQSYVSGISIWIVSKNRMHREINNIIKNKKEKIYFSKSISDLFKNNKNDVDLKKTILDLQFNNFQTMEIKLSNYIFQEFKKITKVNKEQPNYASLEILSSINTPSILIETGFITNFSEERKLKTISYQKNIANAIYVALKNYFQN from the coding sequence ATTAAAAAAACAAAGAAAATTACTATATTAATAGATGCAGGACATGGTGGACAAGATCCAGGATCGATTGGACATAAAGGACTAAAAGAAAAAGAAATAACCTTAAAAATTGCTATTAAACTAAAAAAATTATTAGATAATAATAAACTATTCCATGCTGTTTTAACACGTAATAATGACTCTGATCTATCTTTAAAAAACAGAAAAAATTTTTTAAAACATAAAAATCCAAGTTTATTACTATCAATTCACGTAGATTCTTCAAAACAATCATACGTATCAGGAATATCAATTTGGATTGTTTCAAAAAATAGAATGCATCGTGAAATTAATAACATTATAAAAAACAAAAAAGAAAAAATTTATTTTTCTAAAAGTATTTCAGATCTATTTAAAAACAATAAAAATGATGTAGATTTAAAAAAAACAATTCTTGATTTACAATTCAATAATTTTCAAACTATGGAAATTAAATTATCAAATTATATATTCCAAGAATTTAAAAAAATTACAAAAGTAAATAAAGAACAACCAAATTATGCTAGTTTAGAAATATTAAGTTCTATAAATACACCGTCTATTTTAATTGAAACTGGATTTATTACAAATTTTTCAGAAGAAAGAAAATTAAAAACAATTTCCTATCAGAAAAATATAGCTAATGCTATTTATGTTGCATTAAAAAATTATTTCCAAAATTAA
- the rpmE gene encoding 50S ribosomal protein L31 has protein sequence MKKKIHPYYSQITATCSCGNIIEIFSTVNHNLNLDICAKCHPFYTGKQRIIDTGGRVERFKKRFKMTK, from the coding sequence ATGAAAAAAAAAATACATCCTTATTATTCTCAGATAACAGCTACTTGTTCATGTGGAAATATAATTGAAATTTTTTCAACTGTTAATCATAATCTAAATCTAGATATATGTGCAAAATGTCATCCGTTTTATACTGGAAAACAAAGAATTATTGATACTGGAGGACGTGTTGAAAGATTTAAAAAACGTTTTAAAATGACCAAATAA
- the hslV gene encoding ATP-dependent protease subunit HslV, producing the protein MTTILSVRLKNKVVIGGDGQATLGNTIMKSNVKKIRTLYHEKVIAGFAGGTADAFTLFDMFEKKLSIYQGQLQRSAIELAKDWRSDKMLRKLEALLAVADKNTSLIITGNGDVIQPEDDLIAIGSGGSYAQSAARALIENTNLNAKKIVEKSLNIAANICIYTNHIFTIKELLSEK; encoded by the coding sequence GTGACCACAATACTAAGTGTAAGATTAAAAAATAAAGTAGTAATCGGAGGTGATGGACAAGCAACTTTAGGCAATACTATTATGAAAAGTAATGTCAAAAAAATTAGAACTCTTTATCATGAAAAAGTAATTGCCGGTTTTGCAGGAGGAACTGCAGACGCTTTTACTTTATTTGATATGTTTGAAAAAAAATTATCTATATATCAAGGTCAATTACAACGATCAGCTATTGAATTAGCAAAAGATTGGAGATCTGATAAAATGCTGAGAAAATTAGAAGCTTTATTAGCAGTTGCTGATAAAAATACTTCATTAATTATTACTGGAAATGGAGATGTAATACAGCCTGAAGATGATTTAATTGCAATCGGATCAGGAGGGTCTTATGCTCAATCAGCTGCTCGTGCATTAATAGAAAATACCAATCTTAATGCTAAAAAAATAGTAGAAAAATCACTTAACATTGCTGCAAATATTTGTATATATACCAATCATATTTTTACCATAAAAGAACTACTTTCAGAAAAGTAA
- the hslU gene encoding HslU--HslV peptidase ATPase subunit, with protein MSEMTPPQIVAELDKFIVGQEKAKKAVSIALRNRWRRMQLNDELRQEITPKNILMIGPTGVGKTEIARRLAKLANSPFIKVEATKFTEVGYVGKEVDSIIRDLTDAAIKMIRIKNIEKNKVRVEEIVEERILDILVPRPKNNWTENEKNESLLNTLQIFRKKLREGVLDNKEIEINLLATTMGVEIMAPPGMEELTNQLQSLFQNLSGHKKNTRRLKIKDAILLLKEEEAAKLVNPEDIKKEAINAVEQNGIVFIDEIDKICKRSDVSGPDISREGVQRDLLPLIEGCTVSTKYGMVKTDHILFITSGAFQTSTPSDLIPELQGRLPIKVELKALTIDDFEKILTEPTAAITTQYTALMKTEGVYIKFTKEGIRNIAEAAWKVNESMENIGARRLHTILEKLMEDISFNASNNSGNTIKIDSQYVAKHLDQLISNEDLSRFIL; from the coding sequence ATGTCTGAAATGACTCCTCCTCAAATTGTTGCTGAACTTGATAAATTTATTGTTGGTCAAGAAAAAGCAAAAAAAGCCGTATCTATTGCATTAAGAAATCGTTGGCGTAGAATGCAATTAAATGATGAATTAAGACAAGAAATTACACCTAAAAATATTTTAATGATTGGTCCTACTGGAGTTGGAAAAACAGAAATCGCTAGAAGATTGGCTAAATTAGCTAATTCTCCATTTATTAAAGTAGAAGCAACTAAATTCACTGAAGTAGGATATGTAGGGAAAGAAGTAGATTCAATTATTAGAGATTTAACAGATGCTGCTATAAAAATGATTAGAATTAAAAACATTGAAAAAAATAAAGTTAGGGTAGAAGAAATCGTTGAGGAAAGAATATTAGATATTTTAGTTCCAAGACCTAAAAATAATTGGACAGAAAACGAAAAAAATGAAAGTCTTTTAAATACTTTACAGATATTTCGTAAAAAATTAAGAGAAGGTGTTCTTGATAATAAGGAAATCGAGATTAATTTATTAGCCACTACTATGGGTGTTGAAATTATGGCTCCTCCTGGTATGGAAGAACTAACAAATCAATTACAATCTTTATTTCAAAATTTAAGTGGTCATAAAAAAAATACAAGAAGACTCAAAATTAAAGATGCAATTTTATTACTTAAAGAAGAAGAAGCTGCAAAATTAGTGAATCCAGAAGATATAAAAAAAGAAGCTATAAATGCAGTCGAACAAAACGGCATAGTATTTATTGATGAAATTGATAAAATATGCAAACGAAGTGATGTGTCCGGTCCAGATATTTCAAGAGAAGGTGTACAAAGGGATTTACTGCCATTAATTGAAGGTTGTACTGTATCTACTAAATATGGTATGGTAAAAACAGATCATATTTTATTTATTACATCTGGTGCATTTCAAACATCTACACCTTCCGATTTGATACCTGAATTACAAGGTCGACTTCCAATTAAAGTAGAATTAAAAGCATTAACAATAGATGATTTTGAAAAAATACTTACTGAACCTACCGCAGCAATTACAACTCAATATACAGCACTGATGAAAACAGAAGGAGTATATATAAAATTTACAAAAGAAGGAATTAGAAATATTGCAGAAGCAGCATGGAAAGTTAACGAATCTATGGAAAATATAGGAGCTCGTAGATTACATACAATATTAGAAAAATTAATGGAAGATATTTCATTTAATGCTAGTAATAATAGTGGGAATACAATTAAAATAGATTCACAGTACGTTGCAAAACATTTAGATCAGTTAATATCTAATGAAGATCTTAGTCGTTTTATTTTATAA